From Riemerella anatipestifer ATCC 11845 = DSM 15868, a single genomic window includes:
- the ccsA gene encoding cytochrome c biogenesis protein CcsA, with protein MWGVFSYIVFSLLILWVTSGVLLFFKKKPLVNLALGLHLVGIIVLGYFISNLWITLERPPLRTLAETRIWYAFFISVIGWVLYFLYKQKWILHYAIVMAGVFTLITYFNPDTINKTLMPALHSVWFIPHVVVYIFAYAMFGMATLVAVFGLYRYYKKEQVGETVQLMNQLVNVGYGFLTLGLLFGALWAKEAWGHYWTWDPKETWAFISWLGYLVYIHYRFKFKNEESTMPFYIIIVAFLLLLVCWFGVNYLPTAQNSVHTYTG; from the coding sequence ATGTGGGGTGTATTTAGTTATATTGTATTTTCTTTATTGATATTGTGGGTAACCTCAGGGGTTTTATTATTTTTCAAAAAGAAACCATTGGTTAATTTAGCATTAGGACTTCACTTGGTGGGGATTATTGTTTTAGGATATTTTATCTCCAATTTATGGATAACCCTAGAGAGACCACCTTTGCGTACCTTAGCAGAAACTAGAATTTGGTATGCCTTTTTTATCTCGGTAATAGGTTGGGTATTGTATTTTTTATACAAACAAAAATGGATTTTGCACTATGCTATCGTCATGGCGGGAGTTTTTACTCTGATTACCTATTTTAACCCTGATACTATCAATAAAACATTGATGCCTGCTTTACATAGCGTTTGGTTTATTCCACATGTGGTGGTGTATATATTTGCTTATGCGATGTTTGGTATGGCGACATTAGTAGCCGTTTTTGGGCTTTACCGTTATTACAAAAAAGAACAAGTAGGAGAGACGGTGCAACTGATGAACCAGTTGGTAAATGTAGGTTATGGCTTTTTAACATTAGGACTTCTGTTCGGAGCATTATGGGCAAAGGAAGCGTGGGGACATTATTGGACTTGGGACCCTAAAGAAACTTGGGCATTTATAAGTTGGTTAGGATATTTGGTGTATATTCACTACAGATTTAAGTTTAAAAACGAAGAAAGTACGATGCCGTTTTATATTATCATAGTGGCATTCTTGTTATTGTTGGTATGTTGGTTTGGAGTTAATTACCTGCCAACCGCACAGAATAGTGTACATACTTATACAGGATAA
- a CDS encoding BaiN/RdsA family NAD(P)/FAD-dependent oxidoreductase: protein MNKPNIVIIGGGASGFFSAANIDTSKYDVCILEQNAEVLQKVKISGGGRCNVTHACFDARDLVQFYPRGHKELRSVFSKFQPGDTMAWFSERGISLKIEDDNRIFPESNRSQTIIDCLFSSTKEKNIEIHTKTTVKSISKQDHQYLIITNGESFLADIVIFCTGSSPKALRLMESLGHTIVKPVPSLFTFNIKDDLLEGLSGTSFPSAEVRIPELKSKEAGALLITHWGLSGPAILKLSAWEARRLNDLNYNFSIEVNFVGISPNDAETLIQEFKQNHPKKTLSQGKPFEVTNRFWQSVLAVSRINSEKQWAHLSAKETQTIIENLCKKKLSVTGKSTFKEEFVTAGGVYLKEIDFKNMKSKILPNFYIAGEVLDIDAVTGGFNFQACWSEAWLIAQDLNSI from the coding sequence ATGAATAAACCCAATATAGTTATTATAGGAGGCGGAGCTTCAGGATTTTTTTCGGCAGCTAATATAGACACCTCAAAATATGATGTCTGCATACTAGAACAAAATGCAGAAGTTTTACAGAAAGTAAAAATATCAGGAGGCGGACGCTGTAATGTAACCCACGCTTGTTTTGATGCTAGAGATTTAGTTCAATTTTATCCACGAGGTCATAAGGAACTTAGAAGTGTTTTTAGTAAATTTCAACCTGGTGATACTATGGCTTGGTTTTCAGAACGAGGTATTTCGTTGAAGATTGAAGACGATAATAGAATCTTCCCAGAATCTAACCGCTCCCAAACTATTATCGACTGCTTATTTTCTTCTACCAAAGAGAAAAATATTGAAATCCATACCAAAACTACAGTAAAATCTATCTCTAAGCAAGACCATCAATATCTCATTATTACTAATGGTGAATCTTTCTTAGCAGATATTGTGATTTTCTGTACAGGTAGCTCTCCTAAAGCATTAAGGCTAATGGAAAGCTTAGGACATACTATTGTAAAGCCCGTCCCTTCTTTATTTACCTTTAACATCAAAGATGACTTACTAGAAGGGCTTTCAGGTACTAGCTTCCCATCAGCAGAAGTGAGAATACCAGAACTAAAATCCAAAGAAGCAGGAGCTTTACTTATTACTCACTGGGGACTTAGCGGACCTGCCATTTTAAAACTATCGGCTTGGGAAGCTAGAAGGCTAAATGACTTAAACTATAATTTTAGTATTGAAGTTAATTTCGTTGGAATTTCACCTAATGATGCCGAAACTCTCATCCAAGAATTTAAACAAAACCACCCAAAGAAAACATTAAGCCAAGGAAAACCTTTTGAGGTTACCAATCGTTTTTGGCAAAGCGTTTTAGCTGTTTCTCGTATCAACTCCGAAAAACAATGGGCTCACCTCTCCGCAAAAGAAACACAAACTATCATAGAAAACCTCTGTAAAAAGAAGCTTTCCGTAACAGGAAAATCTACATTCAAGGAAGAATTTGTAACCGCTGGAGGCGTCTATCTAAAAGAAATTGATTTTAAAAATATGAAATCTAAAATACTTCCTAACTTTTACATTGCAGGAGAAGTTTTGGATATAGATGCCGTTACTGGAGGATTCAACTTTCAAGCCTGTTGGAGCGAAGCGTGGCTCATCGCACAAGACCTTAATTCGATATAA